One genomic window of Halovivax cerinus includes the following:
- a CDS encoding branched-chain amino acid ABC transporter permease, protein MSAETVTESDGADNAPTPMVRPSWFADLGRIAAVVAATYVFFLVLGLVAGLNVDYIMSFLQRITFYGAVFAMGALALNLHWGYTGMFNIGVIGFMGVGVYAMSFVTASPDGSPAGLGLPIPVGILVGFLAACLAGFVIALPALRVRADYFAIITLGFSEIVRLLALSSSLRTLPGGYGTGGGSGISAPRTDSVVTWLQSKPVTGELVDAVVWAGVTLGGIPDSVMENYVYTGILIGIVILIFLLLTRIAYSPFGRVLKAIREDELAARSLGKRTDRAKVVVFVLGCGLMGLAGMLWLGQRTLVNPNNVRPIWTFYIFVALIVGGAGSNTGSVIGGFVFAAFVYDFPNYLGQVIESFRDVSTPSTIAAALGSSDPLAVFDYLVVGSIDDIRYIVLGVVLIVLMIKRPQGLFGNRKEIAAAVDLSRHDATAGGAESTDDAATTGHSGGESDE, encoded by the coding sequence ATGAGCGCCGAGACCGTCACCGAGTCGGACGGCGCGGACAACGCGCCGACGCCGATGGTTCGTCCGAGCTGGTTCGCCGACCTCGGTCGAATCGCCGCGGTCGTCGCCGCGACCTACGTGTTCTTCCTCGTACTGGGTCTCGTCGCCGGTCTGAACGTCGACTACATCATGAGTTTCCTCCAGCGAATCACGTTCTACGGCGCCGTCTTCGCCATGGGGGCACTCGCTCTGAACTTACACTGGGGCTACACTGGCATGTTCAACATCGGCGTGATCGGCTTCATGGGTGTGGGCGTCTACGCGATGTCGTTCGTCACCGCCTCGCCGGACGGCTCTCCGGCCGGACTCGGCCTCCCGATTCCGGTCGGGATCCTCGTCGGCTTCCTGGCGGCGTGTCTCGCCGGATTCGTCATCGCACTCCCCGCGCTTCGCGTTCGCGCGGACTACTTCGCGATCATTACCCTCGGATTCTCCGAAATCGTCCGGTTACTCGCCCTCTCGAGTTCGCTCAGAACCCTGCCAGGTGGCTACGGGACGGGTGGCGGGAGCGGGATCAGTGCGCCGCGGACGGACAGCGTGGTCACGTGGCTGCAGTCGAAACCGGTCACCGGCGAGCTCGTCGATGCCGTCGTCTGGGCCGGGGTCACCCTCGGCGGGATTCCGGACTCAGTCATGGAGAATTACGTCTATACGGGCATTCTGATCGGAATCGTAATCCTGATCTTCCTGCTCCTGACGCGGATCGCCTACTCGCCGTTCGGACGGGTGCTGAAAGCGATTCGCGAGGACGAACTTGCGGCACGGTCTCTCGGGAAGCGAACTGACCGTGCGAAAGTCGTGGTGTTCGTCCTCGGCTGCGGGCTGATGGGCCTCGCGGGCATGCTGTGGCTCGGCCAGCGGACGCTCGTCAATCCGAACAACGTCAGACCGATCTGGACGTTCTACATATTCGTCGCATTGATCGTCGGCGGGGCGGGCTCGAACACGGGCAGCGTTATCGGGGGCTTCGTCTTTGCAGCCTTCGTGTACGATTTCCCGAACTACCTGGGGCAAGTAATCGAGTCCTTCAGAGACGTATCGACGCCGTCGACGATCGCCGCCGCGCTCGGCTCGTCGGATCCCCTGGCCGTGTTCGACTACCTCGTCGTCGGTTCGATCGACGACATCAGATACATCGTCCTCGGCGTCGTCCTGATCGTTCTGATGATCAAACGGCCACAGGGGCTGTTCGGCAACCGGAAAGAGATTGCCGCCGCGGTCGACCTCAGTCGGCACGACGCCACCGCCGGGGGCGCCGAATCGACCGACGACGCTGCAACGACCGGTCACTCAGGAGGTGAGTCGGATGAGTAG
- a CDS encoding ABC transporter ATP-binding protein produces the protein MSSTESSDSDQGVTGDESTDEAASDRQVENAVLEVSNLHKRFGGIVAVDDTSFSVERGSITGLIGPNGAGKSTTFNCITGVYQPDGGAVTFDGDDVTGWEPPRIANRGLVRTFQIAREFPEMTVLENMMLAPKNQLGEHLWRSVLPGARSGVVEQERELRDRAWETLEFFEIDHLAEEYAMNLSGGQRKLLDLARALQTDPEMLMLDEPMAGVNPTLEEKILDRIHALREDGYTFLIVEHDMDLIMEHCEHVIVMHQGRVLDEGAPEAVQSNEQVIEAYLGGEVE, from the coding sequence ATGAGTAGCACCGAATCGAGCGACTCGGACCAGGGTGTTACGGGCGACGAATCGACGGACGAGGCTGCGTCGGACCGCCAGGTCGAGAACGCGGTACTCGAAGTGTCCAATCTCCACAAACGCTTCGGGGGGATCGTCGCGGTCGACGATACGAGCTTCTCGGTCGAACGGGGCTCGATCACCGGCCTGATCGGCCCGAACGGCGCCGGGAAATCGACGACGTTCAACTGTATTACCGGGGTCTATCAGCCGGACGGCGGAGCGGTTACGTTCGATGGCGACGACGTCACCGGCTGGGAGCCGCCCCGGATCGCGAATCGAGGGCTCGTTCGCACGTTCCAGATCGCGCGTGAATTCCCGGAGATGACCGTCCTCGAGAACATGATGCTCGCCCCGAAGAACCAGCTGGGCGAGCACCTCTGGCGATCGGTCCTTCCCGGGGCGCGCTCCGGGGTCGTCGAACAGGAGCGCGAGCTCAGAGACCGTGCCTGGGAGACGCTCGAGTTCTTCGAGATCGATCACCTCGCCGAAGAGTACGCGATGAACCTCTCCGGTGGGCAACGGAAACTCCTCGACCTGGCACGGGCGCTCCAGACGGACCCGGAGATGCTCATGCTGGACGAGCCGATGGCCGGTGTCAATCCGACGCTCGAAGAGAAGATCTTAGACCGGATCCACGCCCTTCGTGAGGACGGTTACACCTTCCTCATCGTCGAACACGACATGGATCTGATCATGGAACACTGCGAACACGTGATCGTAATGCACCAGGGGCGCGTCCTAGACGAGGGGGCGCCGGAGGCGGTTCAGTCGAACGAGCAGGTCATCGAAGCGTACCTCGGAGGTGAGGTCGAATGA
- a CDS encoding ABC transporter ATP-binding protein → MTLLDVSDLDSGYGDLQIIDGVDMIVGDGEYVTIVGPNGAGKSTVMKSIFGLTTYMGGSVEFKGTEISGYRPEDIISTGIGYVPQSDNVFPSMSVMENLEMGAYILDEVPQERVDRIFDRFPILEERSGQTAGDLSGGQQQMLAMGRALMLDPDLLLLDEPSAGLAPDLVQDMFDRIDRINDDGTGVLLVEQNAKEALRRCDRGYVLVQGQNRYEDSGDALLADEQVRQDFLGG, encoded by the coding sequence ATGACGTTACTCGACGTCTCCGATCTCGACTCGGGCTACGGCGACCTGCAGATCATCGACGGCGTCGACATGATTGTCGGCGACGGCGAGTACGTCACCATCGTCGGCCCGAACGGGGCCGGCAAGTCGACCGTGATGAAGTCGATCTTCGGACTCACCACCTACATGGGTGGGTCGGTCGAGTTCAAGGGCACCGAGATCAGCGGGTATCGCCCGGAGGATATCATCTCGACGGGTATCGGCTACGTCCCGCAGAGCGACAACGTCTTCCCCTCGATGTCGGTGATGGAGAACCTGGAGATGGGCGCGTACATCTTAGACGAGGTCCCCCAGGAGCGGGTCGATCGTATCTTCGACCGATTCCCGATCCTGGAGGAGCGGTCCGGTCAGACAGCCGGCGACCTGAGTGGCGGCCAGCAACAGATGCTCGCGATGGGTCGAGCGCTCATGCTCGATCCCGATCTTCTCTTACTCGACGAACCGAGCGCGGGCCTCGCGCCCGATCTCGTCCAGGACATGTTCGATCGCATCGATCGCATCAACGACGACGGAACGGGTGTGTTACTGGTCGAACAGAACGCGAAGGAGGCGTTACGCCGGTGCGATCGCGGCTACGTGCTCGTCCAGGGACAGAATCGATACGAGGATTCGGGAGACGCGTTACTCGCCGACGAACAGGTCAGGCAGGACTTCCTCGGCGGATAA
- a CDS encoding ABC transporter substrate-binding protein, protein MARKLNRRQVLGGMGAAGTVSIAGCLDALSGNGGSSGSGDIEPRLGILQPESGQLGSLGTPIADGAELPATQIENNTDLTIDVGREDTETRPEVGVSQAQTLVDSGYPAITGAASSAVTINIAEDILIPNEVVGISPASTSPDITDMNGDYLLRTCPSDAWQGDAMAEIAVNDQGASTIATLYLNNDYGQGLNEEFVAGCEDRGAEILGEVSFDSSNTSFTSQLENSAGTDPDMLMLVGYPEAGQVILREFYENYDNEMPILVPDGLIDQSLPDDVSNPMENVIGTAPGADGQGIEDFTSLYESEYDNAPGVFNAQAYDASAVLILATLYGGEVDGPTISQNIREVANPDGEEVGPGNLADAVEMAQNGDAINYQGASGPVDFLENGNPSAVTYEIGSYSADGYSVERSVTYEA, encoded by the coding sequence ATGGCACGAAAGCTGAACAGGCGACAGGTGCTCGGCGGGATGGGTGCAGCGGGAACGGTCTCAATCGCGGGCTGTCTCGACGCGCTCAGTGGGAACGGTGGTTCGAGCGGGAGCGGCGACATAGAGCCCAGGCTCGGGATCCTGCAGCCGGAATCCGGCCAGTTAGGGTCGCTCGGGACGCCGATCGCCGACGGCGCCGAACTGCCGGCGACGCAGATCGAAAACAACACGGACCTCACCATCGACGTCGGTCGAGAGGATACCGAGACGAGACCCGAGGTCGGCGTGAGTCAGGCCCAGACGCTCGTCGACTCGGGATATCCGGCGATCACCGGTGCGGCGTCCTCGGCCGTCACGATCAATATCGCAGAAGACATCCTCATCCCGAACGAAGTGGTCGGCATCTCGCCGGCGAGTACCAGTCCCGACATCACGGATATGAACGGCGACTACCTGTTGCGGACCTGCCCTAGCGACGCCTGGCAGGGCGACGCGATGGCGGAGATCGCCGTCAACGATCAGGGCGCGAGTACGATCGCCACGCTCTACCTGAACAACGACTATGGGCAGGGACTCAACGAGGAATTCGTCGCCGGCTGTGAGGACCGTGGCGCCGAAATCCTCGGCGAGGTCTCCTTCGACTCGTCCAACACCTCGTTTACGTCCCAGCTCGAGAACTCGGCCGGAACGGATCCCGACATGCTCATGCTCGTCGGCTACCCGGAAGCCGGGCAGGTGATCCTCCGCGAGTTCTACGAGAACTACGACAACGAGATGCCGATTCTCGTTCCGGACGGACTCATCGACCAGAGCCTCCCCGACGACGTCTCGAACCCCATGGAGAACGTCATCGGGACGGCCCCCGGAGCGGACGGCCAGGGGATCGAAGACTTCACCAGCCTCTACGAATCCGAGTACGACAACGCACCGGGCGTATTCAACGCGCAGGCCTACGACGCAAGCGCCGTCCTCATCCTCGCGACGCTGTACGGCGGTGAGGTGGACGGGCCCACGATCTCCCAGAACATCCGAGAGGTCGCCAACCCGGACGGCGAAGAAGTCGGCCCCGGTAACCTCGCCGATGCGGTCGAGATGGCCCAGAACGGCGACGCGATCAACTACCAGGGCGCATCCGGACCCGTCGACTTCCTCGAAAACGGTAACCCCTCGGCCGTCACGTACGAGATCGGTAGCTACAGTGCAGACGGCTACAGCGTCGAACGTAGCGTCACCTACGAAGCCTGA